The following proteins come from a genomic window of Pirellula staleyi DSM 6068:
- a CDS encoding fasciclin domain-containing protein: MKSFVASVLSLVVVLGASVLAVAEDQKDIVDTAVGAGSFKTLVAAVQAADLVETLKGKGPFTVFAPTDEAFAKLPQGTVESLLKPENKQKLVAILTYHVVPGKVLAKDVVKLTEAKTVQGSAVKIAVNEGKVSVDGANVVNTDIETSNGVIHVIDAVILPK, encoded by the coding sequence ATGAAATCGTTTGTTGCCAGTGTCTTGTCGTTAGTTGTTGTTTTGGGAGCCTCGGTATTGGCAGTTGCCGAGGACCAGAAGGATATTGTGGATACGGCGGTAGGAGCTGGTAGCTTCAAGACGCTGGTCGCTGCTGTGCAAGCGGCCGACCTCGTTGAAACCCTGAAGGGCAAGGGGCCGTTCACCGTATTCGCACCGACCGACGAAGCTTTTGCCAAGCTTCCCCAAGGAACAGTGGAATCGTTACTGAAGCCCGAGAACAAGCAAAAGTTGGTTGCCATTCTGACCTATCACGTTGTGCCGGGGAAAGTTTTGGCCAAAGACGTTGTGAAGCTCACCGAGGCCAAGACCGTGCAAGGCTCTGCGGTGAAGATTGCGGTTAACGAGGGAAAGGTGAGTGTCGATGGTGCCAATGTTGTGAACACCGACATTGAGACCAGCAACGGAGTTATTCACGTAATTGATGCGGTGATCCTGCCCAAGTAG
- a CDS encoding sigma-70 family RNA polymerase sigma factor, whose amino-acid sequence MPLLTRIASGDTRAVDECIDRYGGLVWSLARRLSSSVADAEDAVQEIFVDLWKNADRFREDLASEPNFVAMLARRRLIDRLRKSRRELESQPIDELALQYAAPPQTSNMELAEEGARAVVCLEGLRSDERKVLELSIYHGLPQSRIAEQTGLALGTVKTHARRGLLQLRNCMQVRSQRRLEGVEAL is encoded by the coding sequence GTGCCGCTGTTAACACGCATTGCCAGTGGTGATACCCGGGCGGTTGACGAATGTATCGACCGATATGGTGGCCTTGTCTGGTCGCTTGCCCGCCGACTCTCCTCCTCGGTAGCCGATGCAGAAGACGCCGTACAAGAGATCTTCGTTGACTTGTGGAAAAATGCGGATCGGTTTCGCGAAGACCTCGCCAGTGAACCGAACTTCGTGGCCATGCTCGCCCGTCGTCGATTGATCGATCGGCTGCGTAAATCGCGCCGCGAACTGGAATCCCAACCGATCGACGAACTCGCGTTGCAATATGCGGCTCCCCCGCAAACGTCAAACATGGAATTGGCCGAGGAAGGGGCGCGTGCCGTGGTTTGCCTCGAGGGACTAAGGAGCGACGAACGGAAAGTACTCGAACTCTCCATCTATCATGGCTTGCCGCAATCGCGAATTGCCGAACAAACGGGGCTAGCTCTGGGGACGGTAAAGACGCACGCACGGCGTGGGTTGTTACAACTCCGAAATTGCATGCAAGTCCGCAGCCAGCGGCGTCTTGAAGGAGTCGAAGCGCTATGA
- a CDS encoding DUF1592 domain-containing protein, with the protein MNFRASISAVIAFLFCAGLALHHCSTWTTKSAVADEPSKPVAGKESGASSIAAGLPGYKQRVSPFFNTYCATCHGPEKSKAGLSVLALNGDLAAGEDLDQWESVLEMLEAGEMPPIDERQPIKAEVDAVKHWIESGMRDYVQQAKAVQREPKTRRLTNVEYENTLSDLLGFELAVIDELPEDPAHNYHFNNNAELMRLGPEQLDRYLEIARKAMRSAIVDPEQPTVIKARSEWKPSVSKNGTAANEISACVNKFSGPPQRKIGITGAPISGEFRIRMSAAALLVPGCDEVPLEVSIGMPIDGDHNEKPYRVVAVAYLTNSPDEPKVYEFRGRIENFPYATASDKKNGSVVHRRELRTQIIYDDGTPNNGAVFSEEQQRLSMLRAAIDWIEFEAPVFEVWPPKHHTDILFESPLKQSDEPAYVRAVLERFMSRAYRRPATDDEVERFVKVYLLTRPTVDTLEEAIRETLALVLVAPRFLYHTEWDAATDDHYAIASRLSYFLWASMPDQELLDLAAKKELNVPEVIEQQVLRMLADEKSQSFVEDFTLQWLSIKKSLTVPINRDLYPQFLSLRAIGETAGTELPYRPAIRDYMMQETVGFVGQLIRENKSVLNVVDSDFAYLNERLAAHYGVDGVRGMKMRSVPIKPEHHLGGLLTHGSVLIGNGTGTAPHPIYRAVWLREAILGDTVAPPPSEVPALSDSAGDSLEKALSIAQLLAKHRNVQSCNDCHFRLDPWGIPFEEYSAIGQFQPKVPKDGTRVRPFDASFQDRASYAQYLDSINVVEVSAKARVPHGPEVNGLRELKDYLLQERKDEIVQNVIRRLLTYGIGRNLTYHDRFAVQQLFHEAQTKGLGIRDIIVSICKSEVFRESASKKKD; encoded by the coding sequence ATGAACTTCCGAGCATCTATTTCCGCAGTAATTGCATTTCTGTTTTGTGCAGGACTTGCGCTTCACCACTGTTCGACGTGGACTACGAAGTCGGCAGTTGCCGACGAGCCTAGCAAACCCGTCGCTGGCAAGGAGTCGGGTGCATCTTCGATCGCTGCTGGGCTGCCAGGATACAAGCAACGGGTCAGCCCGTTCTTTAACACTTATTGCGCTACATGCCACGGGCCGGAGAAGAGCAAAGCGGGCCTCAGTGTCCTTGCGCTCAATGGCGATCTTGCTGCAGGTGAGGATTTAGACCAGTGGGAGTCGGTGCTCGAGATGCTCGAGGCTGGCGAGATGCCGCCGATTGACGAGCGACAGCCCATCAAAGCCGAAGTCGATGCGGTGAAGCATTGGATCGAGTCGGGGATGCGCGACTATGTGCAGCAGGCCAAAGCCGTGCAGCGCGAGCCGAAAACCCGTAGGCTGACGAACGTCGAGTACGAGAACACACTCAGCGATCTGCTCGGTTTCGAACTGGCCGTGATCGACGAATTGCCGGAAGACCCGGCACACAACTACCACTTCAACAACAACGCCGAATTGATGCGGCTCGGTCCCGAGCAGTTAGACAGATACCTGGAGATCGCACGCAAAGCAATGCGCAGCGCGATCGTCGATCCGGAGCAGCCCACGGTCATCAAAGCCCGCAGCGAGTGGAAGCCGAGCGTTTCTAAAAACGGGACAGCTGCCAATGAAATTAGCGCCTGCGTTAACAAATTCAGCGGACCCCCGCAGCGTAAAATTGGGATTACGGGTGCGCCCATCAGCGGCGAGTTTCGCATCCGCATGAGCGCCGCTGCTCTGCTGGTGCCAGGCTGCGACGAAGTCCCCCTCGAGGTGAGCATTGGGATGCCAATCGATGGCGACCACAACGAGAAGCCGTATCGAGTTGTTGCAGTCGCTTACCTCACCAACTCGCCGGACGAGCCTAAGGTTTATGAATTTCGAGGGCGGATCGAGAACTTTCCTTATGCCACGGCCTCCGACAAAAAGAATGGCTCCGTCGTACATCGCAGAGAGTTGCGAACGCAGATCATCTACGACGACGGCACCCCCAACAACGGTGCAGTGTTTTCCGAGGAGCAACAGCGACTGTCGATGCTACGCGCGGCCATCGATTGGATCGAGTTTGAAGCGCCCGTGTTCGAGGTCTGGCCACCCAAGCACCACACCGACATTCTGTTTGAGTCGCCGCTGAAGCAAAGCGACGAACCTGCCTACGTACGGGCGGTGCTCGAACGATTCATGTCGCGGGCCTATCGTCGACCAGCAACCGACGACGAAGTCGAGCGGTTCGTCAAGGTCTACCTCTTAACTCGTCCAACTGTCGACACCTTGGAAGAGGCAATCCGAGAGACTTTGGCGCTGGTGCTAGTCGCGCCGCGGTTTCTCTACCATACCGAGTGGGATGCAGCCACAGACGATCATTATGCAATCGCCTCGCGACTCTCGTATTTCCTCTGGGCGAGCATGCCCGACCAGGAGCTCTTGGATCTTGCCGCTAAAAAGGAACTTAACGTTCCCGAGGTGATCGAGCAGCAGGTGCTGCGGATGCTCGCCGACGAAAAGTCGCAGAGTTTTGTGGAAGACTTCACCCTGCAGTGGCTGAGCATCAAGAAGTCGCTGACGGTCCCGATTAACCGGGATCTGTACCCTCAGTTTCTTAGTCTTCGCGCAATCGGCGAGACTGCTGGAACCGAGTTGCCCTATCGGCCGGCAATCCGCGACTACATGATGCAAGAAACGGTTGGTTTTGTTGGCCAGCTGATCCGTGAAAACAAGAGCGTGCTGAATGTCGTCGATTCTGATTTCGCCTATCTCAACGAGCGGCTTGCTGCGCACTATGGGGTCGATGGCGTGAGGGGTATGAAGATGCGTTCGGTACCGATCAAGCCCGAGCACCATCTCGGCGGGCTACTCACGCACGGCTCGGTACTGATCGGAAATGGCACGGGCACCGCTCCTCACCCAATCTATCGCGCGGTCTGGCTGCGCGAGGCGATCCTCGGCGATACCGTTGCACCACCCCCATCGGAGGTCCCGGCGCTGAGCGATTCGGCAGGCGATTCGCTCGAAAAGGCCCTCTCGATCGCCCAACTCTTGGCCAAGCACCGCAACGTCCAGTCGTGCAACGATTGTCACTTCCGGCTCGACCCTTGGGGGATTCCGTTCGAGGAATATAGCGCCATCGGCCAGTTCCAGCCCAAGGTTCCCAAAGACGGAACTCGCGTCCGCCCGTTCGATGCCAGCTTCCAAGACCGGGCCAGCTATGCGCAGTACCTTGACTCGATCAACGTCGTCGAAGTCTCCGCCAAAGCCCGTGTTCCGCACGGCCCAGAGGTCAACGGGCTCCGCGAACTCAAAGACTATTTGCTCCAAGAACGCAAAGATGAAATCGTCCAGAATGTGATCCGGCGTCTGTTAACCTATGGTATCGGCCGAAATCTAACGTACCACGATCGGTTTGCAGTGCAGCAGCTGTTTCACGAAGCTCAAACCAAGGGCTTGGGCATACGGGATATCATCGTTTCGATCTGCAAGAGCGAAGTGTTCCGAGAATCCGCTTCGAAGAAGAAAGATTGA
- a CDS encoding homocysteine S-methyltransferase family protein, whose translation MNRNWKLLNGELLLLDGATGTELNRRGLDTGLPMWSANALTTDTGLNVLRQIHLDYLQAGADILTANTFRTHRRALASKVHAARELTMRAVATAQEAIAEFGQAAQVAGSVSPLEDCYRPDLVPPDDMCRAEHSERIQHLVDAGVDLLLIETMSSIREAVIAAKLATITGLPTLVSFVCDGEGRILSGEPVAVAAELLLPLGVKALGVNCGPAHTLAKPLVELRRICGPDFPLIAYGNIGYADEAQGWINTDAESPESYLHHAETWPAQILGGCCGTTPAHIRRLRVRSNDTT comes from the coding sequence GTGAACAGGAATTGGAAACTGCTGAACGGTGAACTTCTCTTGCTTGATGGCGCAACCGGCACGGAGTTGAACCGACGCGGATTGGACACCGGCTTGCCAATGTGGTCGGCGAACGCGCTCACCACTGATACCGGGCTGAATGTATTACGCCAGATTCATCTGGACTATTTGCAGGCGGGGGCGGACATCCTCACCGCCAACACCTTTCGCACGCATCGCCGCGCGCTGGCTAGCAAAGTGCACGCCGCACGCGAATTAACCATGCGCGCGGTGGCGACCGCCCAAGAGGCCATCGCCGAATTTGGTCAAGCAGCACAAGTGGCAGGCTCGGTGTCCCCACTCGAAGATTGTTATCGTCCCGACCTAGTGCCACCTGATGACATGTGCCGCGCCGAGCACTCCGAGCGCATCCAGCATCTCGTGGATGCGGGCGTTGACCTGCTGTTGATCGAGACGATGAGCTCGATTCGCGAAGCTGTGATTGCGGCCAAATTAGCGACGATCACCGGCCTGCCCACATTGGTCAGTTTTGTGTGCGACGGCGAAGGGCGAATCCTGTCTGGCGAACCGGTGGCGGTTGCCGCTGAGTTGTTGTTGCCGCTGGGGGTGAAGGCCCTGGGCGTGAACTGCGGTCCGGCTCACACACTGGCTAAACCATTGGTAGAGTTGCGGAGGATCTGCGGCCCTGATTTTCCGCTCATTGCCTATGGTAACATTGGCTATGCCGACGAGGCCCAAGGCTGGATCAACACGGACGCCGAAAGCCCGGAGAGTTACTTGCACCACGCTGAAACTTGGCCGGCGCAAATTTTAGGCGGCTGTTGTGGCACCACTCCGGCGCATATTCGCAGGCTAAGAGTCAGAAGCAACGATACGACCTGA
- a CDS encoding DUF6288 domain-containing protein — protein MTTRYWMLPLVSLLFLCHASPSHAQVDYGKVSPWDQRAESGPDAQVPGWFYNLGITGLRAQLVADEPKALLIKYVFPKSPADGQVKIGDLIVGAGGRMFQEDHRNGYGEKVFGADGPISELAQVLEECQSADRKGKLTLTLRRGNQIVDVSLDVGTKYGTFAPTFPSDCRKSDLILAELLQYLVDHQRQDGSFGDPVHDTFAPLALLASGEAKYLPAVERNVKYHCGVTKAKDLGLPNWYYMSTAIVLSEYHLATGDRSVLPDLQKVHDLMAKGQYLHMSQINPQAKKSHPDSFPKGPQDSHGGWGHNPGFEGYGPIAMLTGQGALSYSLMHRCGITIDRMNHDAAYDFLKRGTGENGYVWYGDQKGGGPDNWADMGRTGAAGIANFLSPYNGNAYRERALSHAKVIGAHPQSFPDTHGSPMMGMAYTALAASVDADSFRKLMDANRWWFTLAHCTDGSFYYQPNRDNSYYGSDSRTLASSVTAFILTIPKRGLVMTGKEERGVPKPVSKAGNSAKPLKVFILAGQSNMQGHAAISTFDSLADDPQTAPLLKTMRGPDGKPRICEKVWISSVGCLGDAYSDLTEAKGKLTAGFGAPEHKIGPEFTFGLTMEQRLSEPVLIIKTSWGGRSLHTDFRPPSAGPFVLAKETQELWDKHPEGAHGIPKAEDRPKFYAEKTAATGVFYREMIAHVKMVLKDIKRVVPDYDENQGYELAGFVWFQGFNDYVDGGVYPKQNTAGGYELYADLLGHFIRDVRKDLSAPKLPFVIGVMGIDGMRGNKIGPMMHFREAQRKPSTLDEFKGNVFAVETAPFWDDDLEAFVERKERVYDKLEQEFRKANPMPTEPKKEAARKKALDEEFKPDELKRLSTGVSNGGYHYLGAAKIMAPIGKEFAEALVGVDAVK, from the coding sequence ATGACTACACGATACTGGATGCTTCCACTGGTTAGCCTGTTGTTTCTTTGCCATGCGTCGCCATCACACGCGCAGGTCGATTACGGCAAGGTTAGCCCGTGGGATCAACGAGCGGAATCGGGACCGGACGCGCAAGTGCCTGGCTGGTTCTACAACCTCGGCATCACCGGGTTGCGGGCACAATTGGTGGCCGACGAACCGAAGGCCTTGCTGATCAAGTATGTCTTCCCTAAGTCGCCTGCGGATGGCCAAGTCAAGATCGGCGACCTGATCGTCGGCGCGGGCGGAAGGATGTTCCAAGAGGATCACCGCAACGGATATGGTGAGAAAGTGTTCGGGGCCGACGGGCCGATCTCGGAACTCGCTCAGGTGCTCGAAGAGTGTCAAAGCGCCGATCGCAAAGGAAAGCTCACACTCACGCTACGGCGCGGCAATCAAATCGTTGACGTCAGCCTGGATGTCGGAACCAAGTACGGAACGTTTGCTCCCACGTTCCCCAGCGACTGCCGAAAGTCGGACCTGATACTCGCCGAGCTGCTTCAGTACCTTGTAGACCATCAGCGGCAGGATGGCTCCTTCGGCGACCCAGTTCATGACACGTTCGCGCCGCTGGCCTTACTAGCAAGTGGTGAAGCGAAGTACCTGCCGGCCGTCGAGCGGAACGTGAAGTATCACTGCGGCGTGACCAAGGCGAAAGACTTGGGGTTGCCCAACTGGTACTACATGAGCACTGCGATTGTCCTCAGCGAGTACCACCTCGCAACCGGCGACAGATCGGTGTTGCCAGACCTTCAGAAGGTTCACGATCTGATGGCGAAGGGGCAGTACCTGCACATGTCGCAGATTAATCCGCAGGCGAAGAAATCTCACCCGGATTCGTTCCCAAAAGGGCCGCAGGATTCGCACGGCGGCTGGGGCCACAACCCGGGCTTTGAAGGGTATGGTCCAATTGCCATGCTCACTGGCCAAGGGGCGCTGTCGTATTCCCTCATGCACCGCTGCGGGATCACGATCGATCGCATGAATCACGATGCCGCGTATGACTTCCTCAAACGGGGAACGGGGGAGAACGGCTATGTCTGGTACGGCGATCAAAAGGGCGGAGGTCCGGACAACTGGGCCGACATGGGCAGAACCGGTGCTGCAGGCATCGCGAACTTCCTCAGCCCTTACAACGGCAACGCCTATCGGGAGCGAGCGCTTTCGCATGCCAAGGTGATCGGTGCACACCCGCAGAGCTTCCCCGACACCCACGGTTCGCCGATGATGGGCATGGCCTACACGGCGCTCGCCGCGAGCGTCGACGCCGACAGCTTCCGCAAACTCATGGACGCGAACCGCTGGTGGTTCACGCTGGCCCATTGCACCGACGGCAGTTTTTACTATCAACCGAATCGTGACAACTCCTACTATGGCTCTGACTCTCGGACACTCGCCTCATCGGTGACGGCGTTCATCCTGACAATTCCCAAGCGTGGCTTGGTAATGACCGGCAAGGAAGAGAGGGGTGTTCCCAAGCCGGTTTCTAAGGCTGGCAACTCGGCTAAGCCGCTCAAGGTGTTTATCCTCGCCGGACAGTCGAACATGCAGGGTCACGCCGCCATCTCGACGTTCGACTCGCTCGCGGATGACCCGCAGACAGCACCGCTCCTAAAGACGATGCGCGGTCCCGATGGCAAACCACGCATCTGCGAAAAGGTCTGGATCTCATCGGTCGGTTGCCTTGGCGACGCCTACTCCGATCTGACCGAGGCGAAAGGGAAACTGACGGCCGGGTTTGGTGCCCCCGAGCATAAAATCGGCCCAGAGTTCACCTTCGGCCTGACCATGGAGCAGCGGCTCAGCGAGCCCGTGCTTATCATCAAGACCTCTTGGGGAGGACGAAGTTTGCACACCGATTTCCGCCCGCCGAGCGCGGGGCCTTTCGTCCTGGCAAAGGAAACTCAGGAACTTTGGGACAAGCATCCCGAGGGTGCCCACGGCATTCCGAAAGCCGAGGATCGGCCCAAGTTTTATGCCGAAAAGACCGCCGCCACCGGCGTTTTCTACCGCGAGATGATCGCGCACGTGAAAATGGTGCTTAAGGATATCAAGCGGGTGGTGCCCGACTACGACGAGAATCAGGGGTACGAGTTGGCCGGGTTCGTCTGGTTCCAAGGATTCAATGATTATGTTGACGGCGGGGTGTACCCCAAGCAGAACACGGCAGGCGGGTATGAGTTGTACGCCGATCTGCTCGGCCACTTTATCCGCGACGTGCGAAAAGACCTGTCTGCCCCGAAGCTGCCGTTTGTCATCGGCGTCATGGGCATCGACGGTATGAGGGGCAACAAAATTGGCCCAATGATGCACTTCCGCGAAGCCCAGCGTAAACCGTCGACCCTCGACGAGTTCAAAGGCAACGTGTTCGCTGTGGAGACAGCGCCGTTCTGGGACGACGACCTGGAGGCTTTTGTCGAGCGGAAGGAGCGGGTGTACGACAAACTGGAACAGGAGTTCCGTAAGGCGAATCCGATGCCCACCGAGCCCAAGAAGGAAGCTGCCCGCAAGAAGGCCCTGGACGAAGAGTTCAAGCCGGACGAGTTGAAGCGGCTCAGCACAGGCGTGTCCAACGGCGGCTACCACTACCTCGGTGCTGCCAAGATCATGGCACCCATCGGAAAGGAGTTCGCCGAAGCTCTCGTCGGAGTCGATGCGGTCAAATAG
- a CDS encoding DUF1552 domain-containing protein has product MTQKSWHLNRRSLLRGAGVALALPYLSAMEGYSKTDADAAETKAPQRFLAAYISYGVYMPDGQSGVPRKKPDGTYDHHEWSWWPQGSPGKIESFNKSSEPFDPLKDQVTYLRGLDHKGGYKMGGHSSGDVFLTGANMAEVETTNNISIDQLMAKHLGHLTRHDSLVMGTEGGTGSYQRSKTLSHRGPGKPIPSMHKPQEIFSRLFNPYGDQGIEQVRASLKRDASILDLLTEDSKSFHGQLGAEDKRKMEEYLESVREIEKRVERTSQWTHTPLPGVDTKGVNLEVNHGGRPADYIRVMYDLAYLAFVTDQTRVATFMTESEHSQDSELWNYANYALGYKGATHDIAHKRPEVISGQWDKWRNENHAYFLKRLASTQEGNGTMLDNTLVLYGSAHPHASHSGMNYPLQLSGGKNMGFQHGQLHEFVDYKKVPLANLFVTMLQAMEIPVDKFADSTGTLNQLLRAS; this is encoded by the coding sequence ATGACACAAAAATCGTGGCACCTGAATCGACGAAGCCTACTTCGAGGCGCAGGCGTGGCCCTGGCGCTGCCATACCTTAGCGCGATGGAAGGCTATTCGAAGACCGATGCCGACGCGGCAGAGACAAAAGCTCCCCAGCGATTTCTAGCGGCGTACATCTCCTACGGAGTGTACATGCCGGATGGCCAGAGTGGCGTCCCGCGCAAGAAACCCGACGGCACCTATGATCACCATGAGTGGAGCTGGTGGCCTCAGGGTTCACCGGGCAAGATCGAATCGTTCAACAAATCTTCGGAGCCGTTCGATCCACTCAAAGACCAGGTGACCTACCTCCGTGGTCTCGACCACAAGGGTGGTTACAAGATGGGTGGACATAGCAGTGGCGATGTCTTCCTCACCGGTGCCAACATGGCGGAGGTCGAGACAACCAATAACATCTCCATCGATCAGCTGATGGCCAAACACCTGGGGCACCTCACGCGCCATGACTCGCTTGTCATGGGGACCGAAGGGGGCACCGGGTCGTACCAACGATCCAAAACGCTCTCGCACCGGGGTCCGGGCAAGCCGATCCCCTCGATGCACAAACCTCAGGAGATTTTTAGCCGCCTGTTTAACCCCTACGGCGATCAGGGAATCGAGCAAGTGCGAGCCAGCCTGAAACGCGATGCGAGTATCCTCGACCTACTCACAGAGGATAGTAAGAGTTTCCACGGCCAGCTGGGGGCCGAAGACAAGCGAAAGATGGAGGAGTATCTCGAATCCGTCCGTGAGATAGAAAAGCGGGTCGAGCGTACCAGCCAGTGGACCCACACTCCGTTGCCGGGCGTCGATACGAAAGGTGTGAACCTGGAAGTCAATCACGGGGGGCGACCAGCCGACTACATCCGCGTGATGTACGACCTGGCTTACCTTGCTTTCGTCACCGACCAGACACGCGTCGCGACGTTCATGACCGAGAGTGAACACTCCCAGGACAGCGAGCTCTGGAACTATGCCAATTATGCGCTCGGCTACAAAGGTGCCACCCACGACATCGCCCACAAGCGGCCCGAGGTCATCTCCGGCCAGTGGGACAAGTGGCGCAACGAGAACCATGCCTATTTCCTCAAGCGACTGGCGAGCACGCAGGAGGGCAACGGCACGATGCTCGATAATACACTCGTCCTTTATGGATCAGCCCACCCGCACGCCTCGCACAGTGGCATGAACTATCCGCTACAACTCTCCGGTGGCAAGAACATGGGCTTCCAACATGGCCAGCTGCACGAATTCGTCGACTACAAGAAGGTGCCGCTGGCCAACCTATTTGTCACCATGCTTCAGGCCATGGAAATCCCCGTTGATAAGTTCGCCGATAGCACTGGTACACTCAACCAACTGCTTCGAGCCAGCTAG
- a CDS encoding anti-sigma factor gives MSKHPTPDANRWQDLQTAHLLFGLTAEEKTEYDELTREITAEELNQLDTVVASLDVVWSDTQSEPLPEHLRKAIRIRASQELDAKPVVSLAKPSTYPATTLRGKNYLPWFVSAICLMLAVFTWIANRPTDTVRPDVAQLRAELIAANQGLVQAKWSPGPTPSDGATGDVVWSAPQQQGFMRFRGLPVNTPTKEQYQLWIFDKNQSDKTPIDGGVFDITSTEEVIIPINAKLYVQDPFMFAITIEKPGGVVVSTRERLPLLAKVE, from the coding sequence ATGAGCAAACACCCAACCCCGGACGCGAATCGCTGGCAAGATCTACAGACGGCACACCTGCTGTTTGGCCTGACCGCAGAAGAAAAAACGGAGTACGACGAGTTGACCCGTGAAATCACTGCCGAAGAACTCAATCAGTTGGACACGGTGGTCGCTTCCCTTGATGTGGTTTGGTCGGACACGCAATCGGAACCACTGCCGGAACATCTGCGCAAAGCGATTCGAATTCGAGCCTCGCAAGAGTTGGATGCAAAGCCTGTTGTCTCGTTAGCCAAACCCTCCACCTACCCGGCAACGACGCTTCGTGGAAAAAACTATCTCCCTTGGTTTGTTTCAGCGATCTGCCTGATGCTTGCGGTTTTTACTTGGATCGCTAACCGACCGACGGACACAGTACGCCCTGACGTCGCTCAACTGCGAGCGGAATTGATCGCTGCGAATCAAGGCCTTGTGCAAGCAAAATGGTCTCCAGGGCCTACGCCCAGCGATGGTGCAACAGGCGACGTGGTCTGGAGTGCTCCGCAGCAACAGGGGTTCATGCGCTTTCGAGGGTTGCCGGTAAACACGCCCACCAAAGAACAGTATCAGCTCTGGATTTTCGACAAAAATCAGAGTGACAAGACGCCGATTGATGGCGGGGTGTTCGATATCACATCAACCGAAGAAGTCATCATCCCAATCAATGCGAAGCTATATGTCCAAGACCCCTTCATGTTCGCCATTACCATCGAAAAGCCAGGCGGGGTAGTAGTATCGACTCGTGAACGACTGCCACTCTTGGCTAAGGTGGAGTAA